The nucleotide sequence ACGTCGGTTCGCACAAGATCAAGCTTAACACCAAGTTCACCGATGCTGAATTCTGGCGGGTGACTGAATTTGAGTTTCTGGAAGGCAAACCCTACAACGAGCAGAATATTGCCAACAGTGATAACGTAGCGGTCATTACCGACGACTTTAAACGGCAGTATTTTGAAAACACCGACGAATCAGTCATTGGTAAGGATGTTGAAATCGAGAATATTCATTACCGGGTAATCGGGGTCGTGCGGGGGAGTTCCTACACCCGGTTGTTTACCTACGCGGACGTGTATTTTCCCTACACGGTTCCCAAAAGCAACTATCAGGATCCGGGTATGCGGGGGAATTACGTAGCCATGGTGCTGGCTAAAGATAAAGCTGATCTGAAGCCGATTCAGGATGAGTTTCAAAGCAACATCGGTCGGATTCCGCTGCCCGGTGTTCAGAATGGGTTTAAGTATGCCGTGCTGGAAGTGAAAAGCGAGCCTTACGTAGAGAATTTTCTGAGCATGATTCTGGGTGGGGGACCGGGCCTGAAAACCATATTCTTCGGCGTCATTGCCTTCATCATGTTCATGCTGATGGGCTTACCGGCGATCAATCTGGTAAACGTAAACGTCAGCCGGATCATGGAACGGGCTTCCGAAATCGGCATCCGGAAAGCCTTCGGGGCGCCCGTGCGTACGTTGCTCTGGCAGTTCATCGTCGAGAATATATTCATCACCTTCATTGGCGGAGCAATTGCCCTGGTGCTGACGCTGATCATTATTCAACTGATCAACCGCAGCGGCTGGATCGCCTACGCCGACCTGACCATCAACTTCAGCGTGTTTCTGGTCAGCATTCTGGTGTGTCTGGTTTTCGGGTTGCTATCCGGCGTGGCCCCAGCCTTACGGATGTCGAAACTGAACATTGCCGACGCGTTAAAAGCTAATTAGTGGATAAGCGATTGAGTGAATAAATTCTTCAGCCAATCGCTCATTCGCCCTTTCATGCATTCGCTCTTTCACTCTTTACGCCATGATACGTCATCTTTTTAAATTAATCTGGAACAAGAAAAAGGCCCACGCTTTGCTGATGGTGGAGATCTGGGCGTCGTTTATGGTGCTCTTCGGCCTGACAACGCTGATTGTGGTCAACGTCAGAAATTATAGCCAGCCCCTCGGTTTTGCCTATCAGAACGTATGGGCCATTGAGCTGAACAACAACCAGGATACGATGGCGGTTGCCGAAAAAGCGAAGGCAATCTTCCAGCGGCTTAAGTCCTATTCCGACGTGGAGTCGGTGTCGCGGATGAGCAACAACTTCCCGTTCTCGGCCAATACCATGAACAACATGGTGGAGCACAACAAAGCGCGTACGCTGGCCCATCAGTACGTGACCGATGAGAATTTTGCCCGGACGCTGGCCATGCCCGTTCTTGAAGGGAGCTGGTATCGCCGGGCCGACCGGGTGGGAAAATACAAGCCGGTTGTCATCAATCAGAAAGCCCGGGAAGAGTTGTTCGGGGACGAAAATCCGCTGGGTGGAATCATCAGTGATAACTTCAAGGTTACGGGGGTAGTCGGAAATTTCAAGGCTAAAGGCGAGTTTATGGCTAACCAGCCCGCCATGTTCGAACTTCTGGATGAAGATTCTTCGTGGGACAAAACGATGCTGGTTCGCGTAAAACCCGGCACCGACGCCATCTTCGAGGCCCGGCTGGTCAAAGACATCACATCCATGGCGAACGGATGGAGCGTGGAAGTTGACCACCTGACCGATTCCCGTCAGAATCAGCATAACCTGACGCTGGTGCCGGTAATCATTTTTCTGATCATCAGCAGCTTTCTGCTGATCAACGTCGGTCTGGGTTTATTTGGGGTGCTGAACCTGAGCATTGCCCGGCGACGGGGCGAAATTGGTCTGCGTCGGGCGTTGGGCGCTACCGGCAACGGCATCTCGACGCAGTTCATCGGCGAAATCTGGGTGCTGGCCACCTTCGGGCTGCTGATTGGGCTGCTGTTTGCCATGCAGTTTCCGCTGCTGAACGTGTTTGATCTGGAAGCGGGCGTCTACCTGACCGCCATCGTCATGTCGGTTATCGTCATCTACGTCATCGTTACGTTATGCGCCCTGTTCCCCAGCCGGCAAGCCGCCCAGATCCAACCCGCCGTGGCCCTCCATGAGGAGTAGGGGCATGGGGTAAGAGGTAAAGTCGTATTTTGGCGGCTTAACCGTAATTGTGCGAAAAATGAAAAGAAGCTTCCGGTTTGAAAGCCTTGAGGTTTGGCAGATCAGCATTGAACTAGGCGATCAATTGTTCGATATCGCTGACAATCTGGAGCAGATGAAACGTTACCGATTTGCCGAGCAACTTCGTGGAGCTGGAATGAGTATCTCCAACAATATTGCCGAAGGTTCCGAGTCAGTTTCGAAGAAAGAATTTTATCAGTTTTTGAATTTTGCCCGGCGATCCTGTTTTGAATGCGCAAATATTCTAATTGTCGTGCAGCGGAGAGGATATGTTTCTGAGGAAACAAAACAGCGACTTTTTGCTAGTCTGGATGAACTTAGCCGTAAGATCTCCAGCTTTCAGAAGGTTCTCTGTCCCGCCGATTAACCCTAAGCTCGCTGCCCCAAGCCCTTTGCCCAATGCTGCTCATTATTGACGACGACGTTGCGATTCAAACCTCACTTTCGCTGCTGTTCCGGCGGGAAGGCTTCGCCGTGCGCGTAGCCGACGGACCGTTTGAAACCCGCGAGGTGCTGGATGAAGAAACGCCGGAGTTGATTCTGCTCGACATGAACTTCTCGGTAGATACGTCGGGCGACGATGGATTACGGCTGCTCCGTCAAATCCGTGAGCGGCTGCCGCAGGTGCCGGTGGTTCTCATTACCGGCTGGGGCAGCATTGATCTTGCCGTCGAGGGCATGAAGGCCGGAGCCCGGGACTTTATTACCAAACCCTGGCAAAACGACCACCTGGTTCAGTCGGTGCGGACGGCACTGAAGCTGGCTGGTTCCGAACCTGCCTCTGCCAGTCGGCGGCAGCTGGATAGTCAGTTTCAGTTTGACAACATCGTGGGGGATGACCCTAACCTGCTCGATGTGTTAACCACCGTCGGGCGTGTGGCCCCAACAGATGCGCCGGTCCTGATTACGGGCGAAAGCGGTACGGGCAAGGAGCTCGTCGCCGAAGCCATCCACCAGAACAGTCGGCGCAAACGTCATCCGTTTGTTAAGGTTAACCTCGGGGGTATTTCCAGTACTTTGTTTGAGAGCGAACTGTTTGGCCACGTACGGGGTGCGTTCACCGACGCCAAAGCCGACCGTGTGGGTCGGTTTGAACTGGCTAACCGGGGCAGCATCTTTCTGGATGAAATTGGTGACCTCGACCCGGCCTCGCAGGTTAAACTCCTGCGCGTGCTGCAGGACCGCACCTTCGAGCCGCTCGGCAGCAGCAAGAGCCGCACGGTTGACGTCCGGGTGATCTGCGCTACGAACCGGAACCTGGAAGAAATGGTGAGCCGGGGCCAGTTTCGGGAAGATTTGTTTTATCGGATCAACCTGATTACGGTCCGGCTCCCGGCATTACGCGAACGCCCCGGCGATATACCGGCCCTGGTCAACTACTTTGTCAGCAACCTTCGGACCATCTACGCCCGGCCCGATCTGCGCGTCAGCCGGGAGGCCATGAACTGGCTCAAAACCCTGTCCTTACCGGGCAACATCCGGCAACTAAAAAACCTGGTCGAACGGACTGTCCTGCTGGCTCCTGGCAACGAACTGACCATTGCCGACTTCGAGAGGAACCGAACCGGATTGACGGACCGTCCCGTCCCCGCGACCGACACGTTGCCGGCGGTTGGGAGCATGACGCTCGAAGAAATCGAACACCAGATGATCGTTCGGGCCATGGCCTATCATAATAATCGGGTCGCCCGGGTGGCGCGGGCACTGGGTATTACCCGTTTTGCCTTGTACCGGCGTTTAGAGAAATTTGGCATTCCCTATACCGCCGAGGAATGAAGCTTTCGCTACGGTCCCGTTACCTGATCTATATCATTGTTGTCCATCTGGCGCTAGTCGGACTGACCTGGCTGGTGCTTCAAAAAGACAAGCTCTGGTTTATCGCTTCGGAGTTGCTGATTCTCACTTCCGCATACATAGCCATTCGCATTTACAAGGCCTTCCGGCAGCCCTCGGAATTTATCGCGTCGGGTGTAGAAGCCATCAAGGACAAAGACTTTACCGTGAAGTTCGTGCCGACGGGCAACGACGAAGTTGACGGTCTGATTCACGTCTATAACCTGATGATTGACCAGCTTCGCCAGGAACGTACGCGGCAGGCGGAACAGCGGTTTTTTCTCGATAAGCTAATCGAGGCTGCCCCCATTGCCATTCTAATTTTCGATTACGACGAACGCATTGCCGAAGCGAACCCGAAAGCCGCTGAACTGCTTGGGCAATCGGCCGATGCGTTGCGGAGCCGAACCATCGGCCAGTTAAATCATCCCGTGCTCAATCAGCTGGCGGGCGCGCCGGTCGGACTGACGCATACCGTAAAGCCGAATGGGGTTGAAACCTACCGAATCCTGCGGGGACAGTTCATGGACCGGGGTTTTCAGCGTCAGTTCATGCTGATCGAGGAGTTGACCGCCGAGATCATTGAAACCGAGAAGAAAGCCTACGGCAAAGTCATTCGGATGATGGCCCATGAGGTTAACAATTCCATTGGCGCCGTCAGCTCAATCCTGACCGTAACCGAGTCGGAGCTGGAAAACGCTGATCTGAAACGGGCCGTGCGCGTCGCCATTGAGCGTAATGACCGGCTGAATCGGTTCATGCGCCGGTTTGCCGACGTTGTGCGTTTGCCCGCCCCTATGCTCGTTGCTACCGACGTTACTGAACTGGCCCGCAACGTGCACCAGCTGATGGAGCCGCAGGCCAGCGCCCGCGGTGTTTCGCTAACGCTGCAAGTGCCGGATAGTCCGGTGATACAACCCGTGGATGTTGGCCAGATGGAGCAGGTCCTGGTGAATGTGGTGAAGAACGCTATTGAAGCCTGTGGACATGGGCAGACCGTGGTGATTCGGGTATCGGCGCAGCAGTTGATCGTGCGGAATGATGGAACGCCCATCCCTGATTCGGTGGCTGCTAATCTGTTTAACCCGTTTTTCAGCACCAAGCCCGACGGCCAGGGTATTGGGCTGACGCTCACCCGCGAAATTCTGCTGAATCATGGCTTTACGTTCTCACTCCTGACGGAAGCTGATGGCTGGACAGCCTTCACCATCCGGTGGAATGGCGTGCAGTCCTTTGCCTGATTGGCTCATAGCCTAGTGGTTACCCGCAAACAAAAAGGCCTGAACGTCGTGTTCAGGCCTTTTTGTTTGCGGACTAGTCTGGTCAGTGTAATCGCACCGGCTAAATAACTTCCATTTCCTCCGGCTTTTCCGTATCGCCCGTTTCGCGCCCGTCGGGTTGGGGCAGGGGCCGTTTTTCTTTAACGCCTTCTTCCGGTTGAACGTCTTTCCGACGGCTCAGATATGTATAGATCACCGGCACTACGTAAAGCGTCAGGATGAGTGAGAAGAGCAACCCGCCCACAATAACAATCCCCAGAGGAATCCGGCTTTTTGAAGCGGAACCTAAGGCGAGCGCCAGCGGCAGGGCGCCAAACGCGGCTACGAGCGTCGTCATCAGAATCGGACGAAGGCGCAGAGCGGCCGACTCGGCAGCGGCTTCAAATTTGTTTTTGCCGGTTAACCGCTGTTCATTGGCAAACTCCACGATCAGAATCCCGTTCTTGGTTACCAGACCAACGAGCATGATGATACCAATCTGGCTGAAGATATTGAGCGTCTGGTTGAACATCCAGAGCGAGAACACGGCCCCGGCCAGCGCCAGCGGTACCGTAATCATGATAATGAAGGGGTCAACAAACGAATCGAACTGCGCAGCCAGAATCAGGTACACCAGAATCAGGGCCAGCCCAAAGGCAAACAGCGTATTACCCGAGCTTTCTGCGTAATCGCGCGACGGACCGGAGAGGGCCGTCTGGAAGGAGTCGTCCAGCGTTCGGGCGGCAATCGCCTGCATGGCGGCTACCCCGTCACCTACGGTTTTGCCCGGAGCCAGACCGGCCGATACGGTCGCTGATTTGAACCGGTTGTAGTGGTAAACCTGCGGGGGGCTGCTCACCTCCTGGAATTTCACCAGGTTGTCCAGCTGAATCAGCGTACCCTGATTGGTACGGACGTAGAACGAGGCCAGATCGACGGGTTCGTCGCGGTCGCCCCGGGCTACCTGACCAATCACCTGATACTGTTTTCCATTCATCAGGAAATAAGCCAGCCGCCGGTTACTGAGAGCCAGCTGTAGCGTTTGCGCTACGTCCTGTACCGATACGCCCAGGTTGGTCGCTTTTTCGCGGTCAATGCTGATGTTGAGTTCAGGCTTGTTGAATTTAAGGTCAACATCGGAGTTCTGAAAGGTAGGGTCTTTCTGCACCTCTTCCAGGAAAGTTGGTAGTTTTTCCCGCAGCTTTTCAAAGTTCAGGTTCTGAATGACGAACTGCACGGGCAGACCACCGCCCCGGCCGACCTGAATGGTCTGGTCCTGGGTGGCGAACATGCGGGCCTCGCTGAACCGCTTCAGGTTTTTGGTCAGATAATCGACAATGTCCTGCTGCGACCGCTCGCGTTCGCTGGGGTCGGTCATGTTGACCATAACGAACGAAGAGTTGACGGCTCCTGCTCCCGAAAAGCCGGGGGCAACGACGCTAAACGCCAGTTTAGTCTCAGGAATCGAGTCAAGGACAAACTGCATAACCCTGTCGGTCGTAGTCGCCTGCGATTCGTAGCTGGTTCCTTCGGGCGACGTAATCGCGATCCGGGTCCGGCTGCGGTCTTCGAGCGGGGCAAGCTCAGACTTGAGCAGGGAACCTAAACCGAAAATCAACAGCAAACACGCGCCGATCATGACAAAGGCCCAGCCCCGTTTGCGCAAGAACGACTCCAGCGAACTGCGATACGATTGATCGAGCCATTCGAAAAAAGGTTCGGTTTTTCGGTAAAACCAGGACCGGCCGTGGTTTTTGCTGGTTAGTTTTACGCTCAATACCGGCGTCAGGGTCAGCGATACAAACGCCGAAATCAGAACGGCTCCTGCAACAACGACGCCGAACTCCCGGAAAAGCCGACCCACAAACCCCTGCAGAAAGATAACCGGCAGAAACACAATCGCCAGGGTAATACTTGTGGCAATAACGGCGAAGAAAATCTCATTGGAGCCTTCCTTCGCAGCTTGTTTAGTATCCATGCCCTGCTCAATCTTCTTGAAGATGTTCTCTGTCACGACGATACCATCGTCCACAACCAGACCCGTAGCCAGCACGATCCCCAGCAGCGTCAGGACGTTGATACTAAAGTCGGCTACGTACATAATAAAGAACGCACCAATGAGCGACACCGGAATGTCAATCAGCGGCCGGAAGGCGATCAGCCAGTCGCGGAAGAAGAAGTAAATCACCAGTACGACCAGTACGAATGAAATCAACAGCGTTTCGCCGACTTCCTCAATAGCCCGACGAATGAACGTAGACCGGTCAATCCCGATACTTACCCGAATATCGTCCGGCAGGTCTCTTTTTAAAGCGTCGAAACGTCGGTAGAACTCGTCGGCAATGCTCACGTAGTTGGCCCCCGGTTGCGGGATCAGGGCCAGAACAACACCCACCACGCCATTCTGCTTCGAGATCGTTTCTTCGTTTTCAGCGCCCAGCGTGGCCGTTCCCACATCCTTAAAGCGAACGATCTGGTTTGCCGTCTGCCGAAGGATCAGGTTGTTGAAATCATCTTCCGTTGTAAGCCGACCAACGGCCTTAACGGTCAGTTCGGTATTGTTGCCATACACTTTACCGCCCGGCAGTTCTACGTTCTGCGAGGTCAGCGCATTCTGAATATCCTGTGTGGTCAGGCGGTAAGCCGACAGCTTGATTGGATCAATCCAGAGCCGCATGGCCTGACGTTTGAGACCATACACGTTGGCCTGGCTAACGCCCGGAATGGTCTGGAGCCGCTCCTGCAGCACGTTTTCGGCGTAGTCCGACAACTGAGTCGGATTCCGCGTCGTACTCTGAACGGTCATAAAAATAATTGGATCGGAGTTGGCGTCGGCCTTCGTCACCACGGGCGGAGCGTCAATGTCCTGCGGAAGCTGACGCTGCGCCTGAGCGACCTTATCGCGCACGTCGTTGGCAGCCTGTTCCAGGTCGGCGTCGAGGTTAAACTCTACGGTAATGGTGCTGGCACCCAGGGCGCTATTGGAGGAGATCGTCCGAATACCCTCGATGCTGTTCAGCGATTTTTCGATGGGCTCCGTAATCTGCGACTCAATGATGTCCGGGTTAGCGCCGGTATAGTTCGTCCGCACGGATATAACCGGCGGGTCAATGGCCGGATACTCACGAACGCCCAGGAACGTAAAGCCAATGATACCGAACAGCACGATAACGATGGACATCACCATCGCAAAAACGGGTCGGTTAAGACTTAATTCGGGGAGACTCATATAGTTGAGTTATAAAGATTTAAGTTTCAGAGTTAAAGAGTTGTACGGTCATAAAGTTTAAGGGTTTGAATAAATAGGCCCCAAACCCACGGATGACTTCATGCCGCACCAACTCTACGGCTCAGTTCTGCGCTACCTTCGGCCCGCTGCCCGGCAGGGTTATGACCCGATTGACCTTAACCGGCACGTCGGGCTTGAGAAACAGCAGACCGGTAGTTGCTACCGTATCGCCCGCCTGTACGCCCGATAAAACCTGAATGGTGCCCGCCGTGCGAAGCCCCGTCTTTACGTCGCGAAACTGAGCTTTGCCGTTTTTTACAACCACCACCTGGTTCGTCCGGGTCTGGGGAATGATGGCCTGCGTAGGAACTACGAGGCTTTTTTCGTTCTGGATCGTCAGCGTTACGCGGGCGAAGGTGCCGGGTCGGAACCGCAACGAAGGGTTACTGACGCGCGCCCGGATACGCAGGTTACGTGTTTCCTCTTCTACGCCTGGTTCAATGGCGTAAACAACGCCCTGACTGGGATTGCTGGCGCCGTCAACCAGGAAAGAGATCGTGCTGCCGGTATGAACCGACTGCCCGTATTTTTCGGGGATGGAGAAGTCGAGTTTCAAGGAGGAAATCTGCTGAAGCCGGGCAATCAGCGTATTGGGCGATACAACCGCTCCTGAACTGACGTTACGCAAGCCGATAATACCTGAAAAAGGCGCCCGAATTTCGGTCCGCTGTAGATTGGCCCGAACCAGCTCAATGTCGGCCAGACTGCTGCGTAAATTGGTGGTGGCAATGTCGAATTCCTGCTGGCTGATACCGCCACGGTCCAGTAGTTGCTTATTCCGCTCTTCGGTGCGCCGGGCGTTGTCGGCCTGGGCCTGCAGTTTCTGGAGCTGCGCCCGCAGATCGGCGTCAAACAGCTTGACCAGCAGATCGCCCTTCTGGACCGGCTGACCTTCGCGAATGTTGAGTTGGGTGATGCGGGCCGATATTTCAGGGTAAATGTCTACCTGTTCGGCGGCCAGGAGTGAGCCACTGGATACTACTTCTTCTTTCAGACTCTGGGAGACAACTACGAACCCATTTACCGCCGGGGTGGGACCCCGGCCAGCACCGCCCGGCCCGCCTTTTCCAGCCCCGCCTTTTCCACCGTCGCCACCGCCCGGTGCGCCCGATGAGGCTCCCGGAGCCGGATGTAACACTTTATTGTACACAATTATCCCGCCAAGAACTAAGACGACGAGACCGATAGCAATCCATCTTTTCACAGGTAACTATTTTGCAGGAGAGAACTTAAGTAGTAACGTTAAAAAACAAAGATTTTGTTCTTCTACTGCAAAGCTATGACCGTTGACGAGTATATCAATCTGAATATGCCGAACGGCAGGGGATTTGGGCTGAATCGGCTAATTTGCCAGCTGAATGCCTGCTGCGAAACGCTGCTTCTACGGGGAGGTCGGTGTATCCAGGGCCGAAAACAGGAGATGCCGCATGAACCTCAGCAACTTTGTGGAGTCGCCCCCCGTATTGCCCGGCTTTGATGCGAAGTCGGTCAGGGACGGCAGGTTCTGCATGAAAAACGTTTGGTAATGCGCCGTTTCGATGAGCGAACTGGCCACCGAGCGGGCATAGGGGTAATCAGGGTGGTATTCCAGAATAATGCCCGCAATGCGGCTGCATAGGTCTTTATATGGTTTAAATAACTGATGCCGGTTGTCTTCTGTAACGTGCCGGGTCAGATACGCCTTACTCGACTCGCGCACGACGATACCGTGAAGCGCCCGGATGTCAATGTCATCCGTAGCCGTTGGGGCCACATCCTTCAGTAATACCAGGCGCAGCAGCCGCTCTAGCTTCTCGTGCGGGTCCGCGAGATTATTTGTCTGAAAAACAAGCTGAAATTCCATCCACTGCCAATACCAGGCTACCAGATAAACCAGCAGTCGGTGCTTATTTTCGAAATACCGATAAATGCTGGCTTCTTTGGTATTCAGACGCTCGGCCAGTTTTTTAAACGTAGCCTCCTCAAAGCCGACTTCGTCAAATAATAACGTCCCCTGTCGGACAATCCGTCGTCCTAAATCAGACCCTTCCGGGTCGCGTAAAAATAAGTGCGCGTTCATGCGCACATGCAACGAATACTCCATTTATCCAGCCGGTTGTCCTTTCGACTAAAATTCAGCTGCCAAATAACAAACTTTTATGGTTAAAAGTTATGTTTGTATAAATGATAGTTATACTATCAATCATAATAGCACTTGTCTTATGGCAGTTATCGAAGCAATTGAGTCGCCACCGTCGCCTGTGCAACGGCTATTCCGGCTTCTGTCGAATGAAAAAAAAGATATTGGGTACATCTATCTGTACGCCATCGTAACCGGTATTATCAGTCTGTCTCTGCCGCTGGGCATTCAGGCTGTTTTTAACCTGGTGTCGGGTGGGCTGGTGTTCAGTTCTGTCTACGTGCTCATCGGACTGGTCATTGCCGGCGTTATCATAGCCGGTCTGTTGCTGATTGGCCAGATGGTTCTGGTTGAGATTTTGCAGCAGCGCATTTTCGCCAAAGCGGCTTTTGAATTTGCTTACCGCCTGCCGCGTATCCAGCCCGAAAGTTTCGGCGGTTATTACCCGCCCGAATTGATGAACCGGTTTTTTGATGTGATGACCATTCAGAAGGGTCTGCCGAAACTGCTGATCGACCTGACAGCGGCAGCGATGCAGATTCTGTTCGGCATTATTCTGCTGTCGTTTTATCACCCCGTGTTTCTGGCGTTCGGTTTGTTTACGCTGCTGGCCGTAACGGGAATTGTATTGATCAGTGGTCCGGCAGGATTACGGACGAGTCTGCGCGAATCGAAGGACAAATACAAGGTGGTTGCTTATCTGGAAGACATTGCCCGTGACCTGCCTGGTTACCGCTACCGAACCGCTAACGGCTCGGCCGATCAGCTTGAACTGATTGACCATATGGATGCGTTGGTGACGAATTATCTGAAGAATCGGCAGCAGCATTTTGGCGTGCTGAAACGGATATTTTACAATGGTCTGGCCTTCAAAACGCTGATCACGGCCGGCCTGCTCATTCTGGGTACTACGCTCGTGGTGGGCCGGGAGATGACGCTGGGGCAGTTTGTGGCCTCGGAGTTAGTGATTGTTCTGATTACGAGTTCGGTTGATAAGCTGCTGTCGGGTATTGATACCGTATTCGATCTGCTGACGGCCGTTGAAAAAATCGGGAGCGTAACTGACCTGCCACTAGAAACTGAAACGGACCATGCTTAACCTGTCACGGCAACGGGTAGATGAAGCCTTGCTTAAGCACTATCCCCTCCGAACATTAAAAAATCTGCCTCAGCCTAACGGCGGACGACGGCTGGGACGCTGGATGCTGGCGCTGCTGGCGCTATCGCTTCTCATTATGTTTCTGCCCTGGCAGCAGAACATCAATGGCGAGGGTGCTGTAACGGCATTGACGCCCCAGGACCGGCCGCAGACGGTGCAGAATGCCATTCCGGGCCGGATAGAACGCTGGGCCATCCGGGAAGGGCAACGGGTCAGCAAAGGCGATACGCTGCTGGTGATCTCTGATATTAAAGACGATTACTTCGACCCGAATCTTCAGCAGCGACTGGACGAGCAGTTGACGGCCAAGCAGGGTAGCCGGAGCGCATCGGAAGCCAAGATTGCGGCCCTGAACAGCCAGTTGACAGCGCTGGAAAGCGGTCTGCGGGTCAAACTGGCCGCTGCCCGCAACAAGGTTCGCCAGAGTGAATTCAAGGTCGTCAGCGACAGCGCTGATCTGGTATCCATCCGGAAAAATTACCAGATCGCCCTCGACCGGCTCGACCGCTATGAGAAAGGTTACAAAAACGGCCTGTTCTCGCTGACGGATCTGGAAGCCCGTCGACTGAAAGTACAGGAGGATGTCGCGAAGGTAGTAGCTCAGGAGAACAAACTGAACGTGTCGCGGCAGGAGCTGATCAATGCCCGGCTTGACCTCAGCACGATCCAGGCCGATTACCAGGAAAAGGTAGCCAAGACACTTTCGGATCGAAGTTCGGCAGTCTCGTACCGCGCCGACGCCGATGGCGAAATTTCGAAGCTGCAGAATAAAATCAGCAGCGTTTCCGTCCGGCAGGGGCTATACGTAGTACGGGCTCCGCAGTCTGGCTACGTGGTGCGGGCGCTGAAAGCGGGTATTGGCGAAACCATTAAGGAGGGCGAGTCCATCGCAACGCTGCAGCCTGAGAATCCTCAACTGGCGGTGGAACTCTCGGTTCGGGCCATGGACGTACCGCTGATCCAGCGCGGGCGCGCCGTGCGCTTAGAATTTGACGGCTGGCCGGCCGTTCAGTTTTCGGGCTGGCCGCTGGTGGCGGTAGGGACGTTTGGCGGTGAGGTTGCCGTAATTGATGCTGTCAGCAATCCCAACGGTACGTACCGGCTGCTGGTTACGCCTAAAGCAACCCAGAACGATCAGCCCTGGCCGGAGCAGTTGCGCGTTGGCTCACGGGTTTATGGCTGGGTCATGCTCGACGATGTGCCGATCTGGTACGAGCTCTGGCGGCTACTGAACGGCTTCCCGCCGAGTCTGCAAAAAGAGCCGAACGAAGAGAAAGGAGCGAAAAAATGAGAACGCGTATGTACCCGTTCGGGAGGCTGGTTTTCGGGCTGTTGTGTTACGGTCTGATGGCCGCGCCGGGATTTTCCCGCCAGTCTGACTCAGCTATGCAGCCGGATTCCGCCGTTTTCCCGGCACCGGTTTTTTACGAACTGATCCGGCAGAATCACCCGCTGGTCAAGCAGGCCGATCTGTTCGGTGAGGAAGCGCGGCAGGTACTCGTACAGGCGCGGGGCGCCTTTGACCCGAAATTGACGTCATTCTACGACCGCAAGGAGTTCGGGAATCAGCTTTACTACGAACGCTGGCAAAGCAAACTGGCCGTGCCCCTCTGGCCGGGAGGCATTGACCTGAATATATCCTACGACCGCAACACGGGAACTTACCTCAACCCCGAAGAGAAGGTGCCGGCATCGGGCTTGTCGGG is from Spirosoma taeanense and encodes:
- a CDS encoding HlyD family secretion protein, producing the protein MLNLSRQRVDEALLKHYPLRTLKNLPQPNGGRRLGRWMLALLALSLLIMFLPWQQNINGEGAVTALTPQDRPQTVQNAIPGRIERWAIREGQRVSKGDTLLVISDIKDDYFDPNLQQRLDEQLTAKQGSRSASEAKIAALNSQLTALESGLRVKLAAARNKVRQSEFKVVSDSADLVSIRKNYQIALDRLDRYEKGYKNGLFSLTDLEARRLKVQEDVAKVVAQENKLNVSRQELINARLDLSTIQADYQEKVAKTLSDRSSAVSYRADADGEISKLQNKISSVSVRQGLYVVRAPQSGYVVRALKAGIGETIKEGESIATLQPENPQLAVELSVRAMDVPLIQRGRAVRLEFDGWPAVQFSGWPLVAVGTFGGEVAVIDAVSNPNGTYRLLVTPKATQNDQPWPEQLRVGSRVYGWVMLDDVPIWYELWRLLNGFPPSLQKEPNEEKGAKK